The Ciconia boyciana chromosome 2, ASM3463844v1, whole genome shotgun sequence genome has a segment encoding these proteins:
- the LOC140646846 gene encoding ly6/PLAUR domain-containing protein 2-like, producing the protein MKTLLVGLLLGLAYVELAQSLRCYTCKEPTDIAKCRTVTLCPPKATVCTTTLHSVDSGYPFFGNITVTRSCEEECSPSYGIGATRPKSCCYTDLCSDDSRSSNGVGSSSAALGLMAMVFGTLLQCAL; encoded by the exons ATGAAGACACTTCTGGTTGGGCTCCTGCTTGGCCTGGCATACGTGGAGTTAG cccagtCCTTACGATGTTACACATGCAAAGAACCAACGGACATTGCTAAGTGCAGAACAGTCACCCTGTGCCCCCCGAAAGCCACCGTATGCACAACAACGCTGCACTCCGTAGACTCAG GTTACCCCTTTTTCGGCAACATCACTGTGACCAGAAGCTGTGAGGAGGAATGCAGCCCCTCTTATGGGATAGGGGCGACCAGACCCAAGTCATGCTGCTACACTGACCTCTGCAGTGAtgacagcaggagcagcaatgGGGTGGGAAGCAGTTCTGCAGCGCTGGGTCTGATGGCCATGGTTTTTGGCACGCTCCTCCAGTGTGCTCTCTAA